Proteins encoded in a region of the Pseudomonas syringae KCTC 12500 genome:
- a CDS encoding quinone oxidoreductase family protein, protein MAKRIQFSAVGGPEVLEYVDFEPEAPGPQAVVVRNKAIGLNFIDTYYRSGLYPTPLPSGLGAEGAGVVEAVGAEVTRFKVGDRVAYGTGPLGAYSEVHVLPEANLVKLADSISFEQAAALMLKGLTVQYLLRQTYQVKPGEIILFHAAAGGVGSLACQWVKALGAKMIGTVSSPEKAAHAKALGAWETIDYSHEDVAKRVLELTDGKKCPVVYDGVGQDTWLTSLDCVAPRGLVVSFGNASGPVSGVNLGILAQKGSVYVTRPTLGSYANNAQNLQAMADELFDMLASGKLKVDGIQQYALKDAAKAQTELSARRTTGSTILIP, encoded by the coding sequence ATGGCAAAGCGTATCCAGTTCAGCGCTGTCGGAGGACCCGAGGTTCTTGAATATGTCGATTTCGAACCGGAGGCTCCGGGGCCGCAGGCGGTGGTTGTGCGTAACAAGGCCATCGGCCTGAATTTCATCGATACCTATTACCGCAGCGGGCTGTATCCGACGCCGCTGCCTTCCGGCCTCGGTGCCGAAGGGGCGGGGGTGGTCGAGGCGGTGGGGGCCGAGGTGACGCGCTTCAAGGTCGGTGATCGTGTCGCCTACGGCACCGGGCCGCTGGGGGCGTACAGCGAAGTGCACGTGCTGCCTGAAGCGAATCTGGTGAAGCTGGCTGACTCGATCAGTTTCGAGCAGGCCGCAGCCCTGATGCTCAAGGGCCTGACGGTGCAGTATCTGCTGCGTCAGACGTATCAAGTGAAGCCGGGCGAGATCATTCTGTTTCATGCCGCTGCGGGTGGTGTGGGCTCGCTGGCATGCCAATGGGTCAAGGCGCTGGGCGCCAAAATGATCGGTACGGTCAGTTCGCCGGAGAAGGCCGCACACGCTAAGGCGCTGGGTGCCTGGGAAACCATCGATTACAGCCACGAAGATGTCGCCAAGCGCGTGCTGGAACTGACCGACGGCAAGAAATGCCCGGTGGTCTACGACGGGGTGGGCCAAGACACCTGGCTGACGTCACTCGACTGCGTGGCGCCACGCGGGCTGGTAGTGAGCTTCGGCAATGCGTCCGGGCCGGTCTCGGGCGTGAATCTCGGGATTCTGGCGCAAAAGGGTTCGGTGTATGTCACCCGCCCGACGCTGGGCTCTTACGCCAACAATGCGCAGAACCTGCAGGCCATGGCTGACGAGCTGTTCGACATGCTCGCCAGCGGCAAGCTAAAGGTCGATGGCATTCAGCAGTACGCCCTGAAAGACGCCGCCAAGGCGCAGACCGAGCTGTCGGCCCGGCGCACCACTGGCTCGACCATTCTGATCCCTTGA
- the hemF gene encoding oxygen-dependent coproporphyrinogen oxidase: MSTRTEAVKAYLLDLQDRICTALEQEDGSAHFMEDAWTRPAGGGGRTRVIENGTVIEKGGVNFSHVFGSNLPPSASAHRPELAGRGFEALGVSLVIHPHNPHVPTSHANVRFFIAEKEGEEAVWWFGGGFDLTPYYGVEEDCVHWHRVAERACAPFGDDVYPRYKAWCDSYFHLKHRDEPRGIGGLFFDDVNQWDFDTSFAFIRAIGDAFINAYLPIVRRRKAAAYTVQQREFQEFRRGRYVEFNLVYDRGTLFGLQSGGRTESILMSLPPQVRWGYDWKAAPGSEEARLTDYFLTDRDWLADN, encoded by the coding sequence ATGAGTACCCGTACCGAGGCCGTAAAAGCCTACCTGCTCGACCTGCAAGACCGTATCTGCACTGCGCTTGAACAGGAAGATGGCAGCGCACACTTCATGGAAGATGCCTGGACGCGTCCGGCGGGCGGCGGTGGTCGCACGCGGGTGATCGAGAATGGCACGGTCATCGAGAAAGGCGGTGTCAATTTTTCCCATGTTTTCGGCAGTAATCTGCCGCCGTCTGCCAGCGCTCATCGGCCTGAACTGGCCGGGCGTGGTTTCGAGGCGCTGGGCGTTTCGCTGGTGATCCATCCGCATAACCCGCACGTGCCGACGTCCCACGCCAACGTGCGCTTCTTCATTGCCGAGAAAGAAGGTGAAGAGGCCGTCTGGTGGTTCGGTGGCGGTTTCGACCTGACCCCTTATTACGGCGTTGAGGAGGACTGCGTGCACTGGCACCGAGTTGCCGAGCGCGCCTGTGCGCCCTTCGGTGACGATGTCTACCCGCGCTACAAGGCCTGGTGCGACAGTTACTTCCACCTTAAGCATCGCGATGAACCGCGCGGCATCGGTGGTCTGTTTTTCGATGACGTGAACCAGTGGGATTTCGACACCAGCTTCGCCTTCATCCGCGCCATCGGTGATGCGTTCATCAATGCCTACCTGCCAATCGTGCGCCGCCGCAAGGCTGCGGCCTATACGGTGCAGCAGCGTGAGTTTCAGGAATTCCGTCGCGGTCGCTACGTCGAGTTCAACTTGGTGTATGACCGCGGCACGTTGTTCGGTCTGCAATCGGGTGGGCGTACCGAATCGATCCTCATGTCGCTGCCGCCGCAAGTGCGCTGGGGTTACGACTGGAAGGCCGCGCCGGGCAGCGAAGAGGCGCGTCTGACTGATTACTTCCTGACCGATCGCGACTGGCTGGCGGATAACTGA
- the aroE gene encoding shikimate dehydrogenase, whose amino-acid sequence MDQYVVFGNPIGHSKSPLIHRLFAEQTGQALNYQTALAPLDDFTAFAQAFFQTGRGANVTVPFKEEAFRLADSLTERGQRAGAVNTLSKLDDGTLLGDNTDGAGLVRDLTVNCARSLRGQRILLLGAGGAVRGALEPLLAQQPAALVIANRTVEKAERLAQEFADLGPVFASSFDWLEESVDVIINATSASLAGELPPIAPSLIQPGVTFCYDMMYSNEPTAFCRWATEQGAAQSVDGLGMLVEQAAEAFLLWRGVRPDSAPVLAELRRLLAAG is encoded by the coding sequence ATGGACCAGTATGTCGTCTTCGGTAACCCCATTGGTCACAGCAAGTCGCCGCTGATTCATCGCCTGTTCGCCGAGCAAACCGGTCAGGCACTGAATTACCAGACCGCGCTGGCACCGCTGGACGATTTCACGGCGTTTGCCCAGGCGTTTTTCCAGACCGGGCGTGGTGCCAACGTGACGGTGCCTTTCAAGGAGGAGGCGTTTCGCCTGGCCGACAGCCTGACCGAGCGCGGGCAGCGTGCGGGGGCCGTCAACACCCTGAGCAAGCTCGACGACGGAACTCTGCTGGGCGATAACACTGACGGTGCGGGGCTGGTACGTGATCTGACGGTCAACTGCGCGCGCAGCCTGCGTGGTCAGCGCATTCTGTTGCTGGGCGCAGGCGGTGCGGTGCGTGGCGCGCTGGAGCCGTTGCTTGCGCAACAGCCCGCTGCGTTGGTGATCGCCAATCGTACGGTCGAGAAAGCCGAGCGACTGGCGCAGGAGTTCGCCGACCTCGGGCCGGTATTTGCCAGCAGCTTCGACTGGCTTGAAGAGTCGGTGGACGTGATCATCAACGCCACCTCGGCCAGCCTGGCCGGAGAGCTGCCACCCATTGCGCCCAGCCTCATCCAGCCGGGAGTGACCTTCTGCTACGACATGATGTACAGCAACGAGCCCACTGCTTTTTGCCGGTGGGCCACAGAACAGGGTGCGGCGCAGTCGGTTGATGGCCTGGGGATGCTGGTCGAACAGGCTGCAGAAGCCTTCCTGTTGTGGCGCGGCGTGCGCCCGGATTCAGCGCCTGTATTGGCGGAGTTGCGCAGATTGCTGGCTGCGGGTTGA
- a CDS encoding SulP family inorganic anion transporter has product MRWLNRHKFLPFLAWLPQQNRASVGRDALVGLSGAILALPQSIAYALIAGLPPEYGLYAAIVPVLVACLWGSSWHLICGPTAAISIVLYASVSPLAVPASQDYIMLILLLTFIAGVFQLLLGMMRFGALVNFVSHSVVLGFTLGAAVVIALGQMPNLLGIDLPSQTTALKSLTAVLEHWREVDLSSLMLGLLTLALGIGLKLLVPRWPTLLIALVSSSLLVWLWPAMFGHVRVVSAFVGHLPPFSPLPLDVELILKLLPTAVAVGMLGLVNSLSIARSLSARSQQMLNANQEVRAQGLSNMVGSLFSGYLSAGSFTRAALSYEAGARSPLAGVFSALWVALFAVAGASLISHIPIPAMAASILLICWGLVDRRGIRALFRVSRAEFFVMALTCLATLLLELQTAIYAGVLASLLFYLKRTSQPRVQQWREGDEEVLRVGGSIFFGASHYLQTRLQRTEGVRVVIDAQQINFIDYSGVEMLHQEARRLGRQGRVLVLRNARPQVIEELHKLEGAEKCPILFED; this is encoded by the coding sequence ATGCGCTGGCTCAATCGCCATAAATTTCTACCCTTTCTCGCCTGGCTGCCGCAGCAGAATCGCGCCAGCGTCGGGCGTGATGCGCTGGTGGGCCTGAGTGGCGCCATTCTGGCGCTGCCGCAATCCATCGCTTACGCACTGATCGCCGGGCTGCCGCCTGAGTACGGTCTCTACGCTGCGATTGTTCCAGTCCTCGTGGCCTGTCTGTGGGGATCGTCCTGGCACCTGATCTGCGGGCCGACTGCGGCTATATCCATCGTGCTGTATGCCAGTGTCAGCCCGCTCGCCGTCCCGGCCAGTCAGGACTACATCATGTTGATCCTGCTGCTGACCTTCATCGCCGGTGTGTTTCAGCTGTTGCTGGGGATGATGCGCTTCGGTGCGCTGGTGAATTTCGTTTCGCATTCGGTGGTGCTGGGTTTCACGCTGGGCGCTGCGGTGGTGATTGCGCTCGGGCAGATGCCCAATCTGTTGGGCATCGATCTGCCGAGTCAGACCACCGCCCTCAAAAGCCTGACCGCCGTGCTCGAGCATTGGCGTGAAGTCGATCTGTCTTCGCTGATGCTCGGTCTGTTGACCCTGGCACTGGGCATCGGACTCAAGCTTCTGGTGCCTCGCTGGCCGACGCTATTGATCGCACTGGTATCGAGTAGCCTGCTGGTGTGGCTGTGGCCAGCGATGTTCGGCCATGTCCGTGTGGTCAGCGCCTTCGTCGGCCATCTGCCGCCCTTCAGCCCGTTGCCGCTGGACGTCGAACTGATCCTCAAACTGCTGCCGACCGCCGTGGCGGTGGGCATGCTCGGGCTGGTCAACAGCCTGTCGATTGCCCGCTCGCTGTCGGCTCGTTCGCAGCAGATGCTCAATGCCAATCAGGAGGTGCGTGCCCAGGGGCTGTCGAACATGGTCGGCTCGCTGTTCTCCGGCTACCTGTCAGCCGGGTCTTTTACCCGAGCGGCATTGAGTTACGAGGCAGGTGCGCGCTCGCCGTTGGCGGGAGTGTTTTCTGCGTTGTGGGTGGCGTTGTTCGCGGTCGCCGGTGCCTCGTTGATATCGCACATTCCGATCCCGGCCATGGCCGCCTCAATTCTGCTGATCTGTTGGGGGCTGGTGGATCGTCGAGGCATTCGTGCGCTGTTCCGCGTCAGCCGCGCCGAGTTTTTCGTGATGGCGCTGACCTGTCTGGCCACCTTGTTGCTGGAGCTGCAAACCGCGATCTACGCCGGTGTACTGGCCTCGCTGCTCTTCTACCTCAAGCGCACCTCGCAACCGCGCGTCCAGCAGTGGCGCGAGGGCGACGAGGAGGTCCTGCGGGTCGGCGGATCGATCTTCTTCGGCGCCAGCCACTACCTGCAGACCCGCCTGCAACGTACCGAAGGTGTGCGAGTGGTGATCGATGCGCAGCAGATCAACTTCATCGATTACTCAGGCGTGGAGATGCTTCATCAGGAAGCCAGACGACTGGGCCGGCAGGGCAGAGTGCTGGTCCTGCGCAATGCCAGGCCGCAAGTGATCGAAGAACTGCACAAGCTGGAAGGGGCGGAGAAGTGCCCGATTCTGTTTGAGGATTGA
- a CDS encoding choline ABC transporter substrate-binding protein, with protein sequence MKKLSTAVAVAVMTLGSLAAQAEDASCSTVKMADPGWSDIAATNAITSVVLEGLGYTPKVDTLAVPIAYGGLKDGKLDVFLGNWMPAQQGFYDKFVATGDVTQLAKNLEGTEFTLAVPDYVWDAGVHNFADLNKFADKFDKKIYGIGSGAPANLSLQEIIKKNEFDLGKWKLVESSETAMLAEVNRNVKKKAFVVFLGWTPHPMNVQIKGMHYLKGGEKYFGDTGSVFTLTRKGYAQACPNVGKLLTNLSFTLDMENSIMAEVVNKKVSNSAAAKAWIKANPALLDTWLEGVKTVDGKDGLAAVKAKL encoded by the coding sequence ATGAAGAAGTTATCCACAGCCGTTGCGGTCGCGGTCATGACCCTCGGCAGCCTTGCAGCGCAGGCAGAGGACGCCAGTTGCAGTACCGTGAAGATGGCCGATCCCGGCTGGAGTGACATTGCGGCCACCAACGCGATTACCAGCGTGGTACTCGAGGGCCTGGGCTACACGCCCAAGGTCGATACCCTGGCCGTGCCGATTGCCTATGGCGGTTTGAAAGACGGCAAGCTCGATGTGTTTCTGGGTAACTGGATGCCGGCGCAGCAGGGCTTTTACGACAAATTCGTGGCCACCGGTGATGTGACGCAACTGGCGAAAAACCTTGAGGGCACCGAGTTCACCCTGGCCGTGCCGGATTACGTCTGGGATGCCGGTGTGCATAACTTTGCCGACCTGAACAAGTTCGCTGACAAGTTCGACAAGAAGATCTACGGCATCGGTTCCGGCGCACCTGCCAACCTGTCGTTGCAGGAGATCATCAAGAAGAACGAATTCGATCTGGGCAAATGGAAGCTGGTGGAATCCAGCGAGACCGCGATGCTGGCCGAGGTCAATCGCAACGTGAAGAAAAAGGCCTTTGTGGTGTTCCTCGGCTGGACGCCGCACCCGATGAACGTGCAGATCAAGGGCATGCACTACCTCAAGGGCGGCGAGAAATATTTCGGCGACACCGGCTCGGTCTTCACCCTGACCCGCAAGGGTTATGCTCAAGCCTGCCCGAACGTCGGCAAGCTGCTGACCAATCTGAGCTTCACCCTGGACATGGAAAACAGCATCATGGCCGAGGTGGTCAACAAGAAGGTCAGCAATAGCGCAGCCGCCAAAGCCTGGATCAAGGCCAACCCTGCGTTACTGGACACGTGGCTGGAGGGCGTGAAGACGGTTGATGGCAAAGACGGGCTGGCGGCAGTGAAGGCGAAGTTGTAG
- the betC gene encoding choline-sulfatase: MKRKNILFIMADQMAAPMLPFYARSPILMPNLSRMAANGVVFDSAYCNSPLCAPSRFTLVSGQLPSRIGAYDNAADFPADIPTYAHYLRALGYKTALAGKMHFCGPDQLHGYEERLTSDIYPADYGWSVNWDEPDVRPSWYHNMSSVLQAGPCIRTNQLDFDEEVLFKSQQYLYDHVRQDGDAPFCLTVSMTHPHDPYTIPLPFWDLYADDEIPMPTPHANQAALDPHSQRLLKVYDLWDKPMPTDKIRDARRAYFGACSYIDLNVGKLMQTLDEVGLAEDTIVVFSGDHGDMLGEKGLWYKMHWFEMAARVPLVVYAPGQFKPGRVSASVSTADLLPTFVEMAKGKLDAGLPLDGRSLMPHLKRKGGHDEVFGEYMAEGTTSPLMMIRRGAYKFIYSEQDPCLLFDVKKDPKEQKDLSQSPAHEKLFTDFLAEARAKWDIPAIHQQVLASQRRRRFVAKSLATGKLKSWDHQPLVDASQQYMRNHIDLDDLERKARFPQP; this comes from the coding sequence ATGAAGCGCAAAAATATTCTGTTCATCATGGCCGATCAAATGGCCGCGCCAATGTTGCCGTTTTACGCCCGGTCCCCGATTCTGATGCCGAACCTGAGCCGCATGGCTGCCAACGGCGTAGTGTTCGACTCGGCGTATTGCAACAGCCCGCTATGCGCACCGTCGCGCTTTACCCTGGTCAGCGGCCAGTTGCCGAGCAGGATCGGTGCGTACGACAACGCAGCCGACTTCCCGGCCGATATTCCGACTTATGCCCACTACCTGCGTGCGCTGGGTTACAAGACCGCCCTGGCAGGCAAGATGCATTTCTGCGGACCGGATCAACTGCACGGCTACGAAGAACGCCTGACCAGTGACATCTACCCGGCCGATTACGGCTGGTCGGTCAACTGGGACGAGCCGGACGTGCGGCCAAGCTGGTATCACAACATGTCTTCGGTGTTGCAGGCCGGTCCGTGCATTCGCACCAACCAGCTGGACTTCGATGAAGAGGTGCTGTTCAAGTCCCAGCAATACCTTTATGACCATGTGCGCCAGGACGGGGATGCGCCGTTCTGCCTGACCGTTTCCATGACTCATCCTCATGACCCGTACACCATCCCTCTGCCGTTCTGGGACCTGTACGCCGACGACGAAATACCGATGCCCACGCCGCACGCCAATCAGGCCGCGCTGGACCCGCATTCGCAACGGCTGCTCAAGGTCTATGACCTGTGGGACAAGCCCATGCCGACCGACAAGATTCGTGATGCACGTCGCGCCTACTTCGGTGCGTGCAGCTACATTGACCTCAACGTCGGCAAGCTGATGCAGACGCTCGATGAAGTCGGGTTGGCGGAAGACACCATCGTGGTGTTCTCCGGCGATCACGGCGACATGCTGGGCGAAAAGGGTCTCTGGTACAAAATGCACTGGTTCGAAATGGCCGCGCGCGTACCGCTGGTGGTGTACGCGCCGGGCCAGTTCAAACCGGGAAGGGTCAGTGCGTCGGTGTCGACTGCCGACTTGCTGCCGACCTTCGTGGAAATGGCCAAAGGCAAACTGGACGCCGGTTTGCCATTGGACGGACGCTCGCTGATGCCGCATTTGAAACGCAAGGGCGGACACGATGAGGTCTTCGGCGAGTACATGGCCGAAGGCACAACCAGCCCGCTGATGATGATCCGTCGTGGCGCGTACAAATTTATCTATTCGGAGCAGGACCCGTGCCTGCTGTTCGATGTGAAGAAGGACCCGAAAGAGCAGAAGGACCTGAGCCAGTCACCCGCCCATGAAAAGCTGTTCACTGACTTCCTGGCGGAAGCTCGGGCCAAGTGGGACATACCGGCGATACACCAACAGGTGCTCGCCAGCCAGCGCAGAAGGCGCTTCGTCGCCAAATCGCTGGCAACCGGCAAGCTGAAGAGTTGGGATCACCAGCCACTGGTCGACGCCAGTCAGCAGTACATGCGCAACCACATTGATCTGGACGATCTGGAGCGCAAGGCACGTTTTCCGCAACCTTGA
- a CDS encoding choline sulfate utilization transcriptional regulator: protein MFESFGDVSLDLLRAFEVAARLRSFTAAALELGTTQPAVSQQIKRLEEQIATRLFDRIYRGIELTDAGEVLFSHVQAGLQSIDSGLIAITEHHQHEVLQVATDFAFAAYWLMPRLHRFHKVNPDVDVSLVTSERTHSMLRADIDVAVLFGDGRFKQGESHWLFSEEVFPVCSPQLLAGRQTPLPNDALCDFPLLHLRGENINNWFDWAGVFRALDIPQAPAPGQLRFDNYTLLIQAAIGGQGIAIGWKHLVDDLLDQGLLCRPIAGAAISGQGYYVVLPQRKRRVQIVQQFVDWLASEQALSGVSLTGRPLPSIAV, encoded by the coding sequence ATGTTTGAATCTTTCGGCGATGTGTCACTCGACCTGCTGCGTGCCTTTGAGGTCGCGGCGCGCTTGCGCAGCTTCACAGCGGCAGCCCTCGAACTGGGCACGACACAGCCCGCTGTCAGCCAGCAGATCAAGCGCCTCGAAGAGCAAATCGCTACCCGTCTGTTTGACCGCATCTACCGTGGTATCGAATTGACCGACGCCGGTGAAGTGTTGTTCAGCCATGTGCAGGCCGGACTGCAATCCATCGACAGCGGATTGATAGCGATCACCGAACACCATCAGCACGAAGTGCTTCAAGTGGCGACCGACTTCGCTTTTGCCGCCTACTGGCTGATGCCGCGTCTGCACCGTTTCCACAAGGTCAACCCGGACGTGGACGTCAGCCTGGTCACCAGCGAGCGTACCCACAGCATGTTACGCGCCGACATCGACGTTGCCGTGCTGTTCGGTGACGGGCGCTTCAAACAGGGCGAAAGCCACTGGCTGTTCAGCGAAGAGGTCTTCCCGGTGTGCAGCCCGCAATTGCTCGCCGGGCGCCAGACGCCGCTGCCCAACGATGCGCTGTGCGACTTTCCACTCCTCCACCTGCGTGGCGAAAACATCAACAACTGGTTCGACTGGGCGGGCGTATTTCGCGCGCTCGACATCCCCCAAGCCCCCGCGCCCGGTCAGCTACGCTTCGACAACTACACCCTGCTGATCCAGGCGGCCATCGGCGGACAAGGCATCGCCATCGGTTGGAAGCATCTGGTCGACGACCTGCTCGATCAGGGCCTGCTCTGCCGCCCCATCGCCGGCGCGGCGATTTCCGGTCAGGGCTATTACGTGGTCCTGCCCCAGCGCAAACGCCGCGTGCAGATCGTTCAGCAGTTCGTGGACTGGCTGGCCAGCGAGCAGGCGTTGAGCGGGGTTTCGCTGACGGGTAGGCCATTGCCGTCGATTGCGGTTTAG
- a CDS encoding RHS repeat domain-containing protein, whose translation MQIIKKLFRKVSVAMLALVVTHAALANTVTYFHNDISGSPMVATDETGNLLWKESYKPYGEKLNQTSPVSSNKVGFHGKVFDDNIGLSYMGARYYDPLLGRFMGADPVDFQESNLHSFNRYAYANNNPYKFSDPSGLYADLIIETMSLAVGMASFHQNVKEGNYGAAALDGVGIAADGVLAAIPMVPGAAGLAIQGARGLERASDIRPHVDTATSSAAPDFLISPNGTVFPVPKGATGPSPNMNRAGNITGSAFINGKGGDNGQVSSLRLMNPTRPLGKNPGYKNGYIKYENRLDQGVDPYTGRTLSHSKSHFPIE comes from the coding sequence ATGCAAATTATAAAAAAGCTATTTCGCAAAGTCAGTGTCGCGATGCTGGCACTCGTGGTGACTCATGCCGCTTTGGCAAATACCGTTACCTATTTTCATAATGATATATCCGGCAGCCCTATGGTTGCGACCGATGAAACTGGCAATCTGCTCTGGAAGGAAAGTTATAAACCGTATGGAGAAAAACTAAACCAAACGAGTCCAGTCAGTAGCAACAAGGTCGGTTTTCATGGAAAAGTATTTGACGATAATATCGGCCTTTCTTACATGGGCGCACGGTATTACGATCCACTGCTCGGTCGCTTCATGGGTGCTGATCCGGTCGACTTTCAGGAAAGTAATCTGCATAGCTTTAATCGATATGCTTATGCAAATAATAATCCATATAAGTTTTCTGATCCTAGCGGTTTGTACGCTGACCTCATTATCGAGACGATGAGCTTAGCGGTGGGGATGGCCAGTTTTCATCAGAATGTAAAAGAGGGGAATTATGGTGCTGCTGCCTTAGATGGTGTCGGTATCGCTGCAGATGGGGTACTCGCTGCGATTCCCATGGTACCTGGAGCAGCAGGTTTGGCCATTCAGGGAGCACGAGGGCTGGAAAGGGCATCCGATATACGTCCGCATGTCGACACCGCTACATCATCCGCAGCTCCTGACTTCTTGATATCACCGAATGGGACTGTTTTTCCTGTACCTAAGGGGGCGACGGGCCCATCGCCTAATATGAATCGTGCAGGAAATATCACAGGTTCTGCTTTTATTAATGGTAAAGGTGGTGATAATGGTCAAGTTAGTTCCCTGCGCCTCATGAATCCAACACGTCCACTAGGTAAGAACCCAGGTTACAAAAATGGTTATATTAAATACGAAAACAGGTTAGATCAGGGTGTCGACCCTTACACAGGACGGACTTTGTCACACTCTAAAAGTCATTTCCCGATAGAATAG
- a CDS encoding immunity protein Imm33 domain-containing protein, with the protein MLKTDRLLQKYGYEINVQTHDEDLEEYAIEFVETVFHYLETGHKISPNETLGYGSWITKMQLNDCQELMFFEQVPLTGDYVLGITTTLKMCAEQHALCAKVGVEHSVPLHDPLIVISDGVFEGDAVEGVRYPSPEHMSGWWITTDRYNGDTQTLKTVHAHHVAEHRPDLVKFLALPFGYRFHEASGDVWKDKNQTDIWLLR; encoded by the coding sequence ATGCTAAAAACCGATAGGCTTCTACAAAAGTACGGTTACGAGATAAATGTTCAGACTCATGATGAAGATTTAGAAGAATACGCAATTGAGTTTGTTGAGACGGTCTTTCATTATCTCGAAACGGGTCATAAAATTTCACCAAATGAAACTTTGGGCTATGGCTCATGGATAACAAAAATGCAGCTCAATGATTGTCAGGAGCTAATGTTCTTTGAGCAAGTTCCTTTAACAGGCGATTATGTGCTTGGAATTACGACTACACTAAAAATGTGCGCCGAGCAGCACGCGCTGTGTGCGAAAGTCGGCGTCGAGCATTCCGTCCCACTTCACGATCCGCTGATAGTCATTTCTGATGGTGTGTTCGAGGGCGACGCCGTTGAGGGCGTTCGCTATCCGTCGCCCGAGCATATGTCTGGCTGGTGGATAACCACAGACCGGTATAACGGCGATACACAAACGCTAAAGACGGTTCACGCACACCATGTGGCAGAGCATCGTCCTGACCTTGTGAAGTTTTTAGCCTTGCCCTTTGGTTACCGGTTCCATGAGGCAAGCGGTGATGTATGGAAAGATAAAAATCAGACGGATATATGGCTACTTCGATAA
- a CDS encoding DOPA 4,5-dioxygenase family protein, which translates to MHDIHGYHAHIYFNAQTLDQARALCEAATEKFAVQMGRVHQKLVGPHPDWSCQLAFGHEQLADVTLWLALNRDGLVVFLHPLTGDELRDHTDHAIWMGAVRPLNLSSLAG; encoded by the coding sequence ATGCATGACATCCACGGCTACCACGCCCACATCTATTTCAACGCCCAAACCCTGGACCAGGCCCGAGCCCTGTGCGAGGCCGCGACCGAGAAATTTGCAGTGCAGATGGGGCGCGTCCATCAGAAGCTGGTCGGGCCGCATCCGGACTGGAGTTGCCAGTTGGCGTTCGGGCATGAGCAGTTGGCTGACGTTACGCTGTGGCTTGCGTTGAATCGCGATGGGCTGGTGGTGTTTCTGCATCCGTTGACGGGCGATGAGCTGCGCGACCATACCGATCATGCCATCTGGATGGGCGCGGTCAGGCCTTTGAACTTGAGCTCGCTGGCTGGCTGA
- a CDS encoding alpha/beta fold hydrolase: protein MPDLLIDGKTLHYSDQGTGPVVLLGHSYLWDKAMWSAQIDTLASQYRVIVPDLWGHGDSSGFPEGTRNLDDLARHALALLDHLNIERCSIVGLSVGGMWGAIAALLAPERITGLVLMDTYLGKETEAKKAYYFSLLDKLEEVGSFPEPLLDIVVPIFFRPGIDPQSPVYTSFRAALAGMNAEQLRQSVVPLGRMIFGRDDRLGLIEQLNADTTLVMCGDADIPRPPEETHEMANLIGCPYVLVPEAGHITNLENPAFVSGALMTFLARVNQKQG from the coding sequence ATGCCGGATCTACTCATCGACGGTAAGACACTTCACTATTCCGACCAGGGCACGGGCCCGGTGGTATTGCTCGGTCACAGCTATCTCTGGGACAAGGCGATGTGGAGTGCGCAGATTGATACCCTGGCCAGCCAGTATCGGGTGATTGTGCCGGATCTGTGGGGGCATGGGGATTCCAGCGGTTTCCCGGAGGGCACTCGCAATCTCGATGACCTGGCGCGGCATGCGCTGGCGCTGCTGGATCATTTGAATATCGAGCGTTGCAGCATCGTCGGGCTGTCGGTCGGCGGTATGTGGGGCGCAATCGCTGCACTGCTCGCGCCAGAGCGCATCACCGGGCTGGTGCTGATGGACACCTATCTGGGCAAAGAGACCGAGGCCAAGAAAGCCTACTATTTCTCGTTGCTCGACAAGCTGGAAGAAGTCGGGAGCTTTCCTGAGCCGCTGCTGGATATCGTTGTACCGATCTTCTTCCGTCCTGGGATTGATCCGCAGTCGCCTGTGTACACGTCGTTTCGTGCAGCGCTTGCTGGCATGAATGCCGAGCAGTTGCGTCAGTCCGTGGTACCGCTGGGAAGAATGATTTTCGGTCGTGATGACCGGCTCGGGTTGATCGAACAGCTGAATGCCGACACCACGCTGGTGATGTGTGGTGATGCAGATATTCCGCGCCCGCCTGAGGAAACGCATGAGATGGCGAACCTGATCGGCTGCCCTTACGTGCTGGTGCCTGAGGCGGGGCATATCACCAATCTGGAAAATCCCGCGTTCGTATCGGGTGCGCTGATGACGTTCCTGGCGCGGGTTAACCAGAAGCAGGGTTGA